In Candidatus Leptovillus gracilis, a single window of DNA contains:
- a CDS encoding M20/M25/M40 family metallo-hydrolase, translating into MTQTEIQQQVHAYLQTKLPDYLALLRRMVDINSFTANPTGVDELGRLTAAAFEALGFTAVFIPSANPDFGHHLLLNRPGQSGRQIGLVSHLDTVFPPDEEIRHHFAWREDGARIYGPGTVDIKGGTLIIYMMLDALQAITPAVYNDVTWTILLDASEETNGMDFGQLCIEQLGSALACLIFEGGYMENGRAKVVVARKGMATYHLEAEGKASHAGSAHEQGANAIVQMADVVQQVAAMTDYGRGLTFNPGVISGGTVTNRVPHQASLDVEMRAFDPAVYAAGVAGMLAWNGRSSRRSSDGYFACRVSVAVTRQTQPWPRNPATDHLFAIWQAAGEALGIRVEPEERGGLSDGNYFWHLIPSLDGLGASGGNAHCSEQSADGSKEQEYCTPAALVPKTLLNVTAVLLLLA; encoded by the coding sequence ATGACTCAAACAGAAATCCAACAACAAGTTCACGCTTACCTACAGACAAAACTGCCCGATTATCTGGCCCTGCTGCGGCGCATGGTAGACATTAACAGCTTCACCGCCAATCCCACCGGGGTGGATGAATTGGGCCGACTGACGGCCGCTGCCTTTGAAGCATTGGGCTTTACGGCCGTTTTTATCCCTTCCGCCAACCCGGACTTCGGCCACCATCTCCTCCTTAACCGCCCTGGTCAATCTGGCCGTCAGATTGGCCTGGTCTCTCACCTGGACACCGTCTTCCCGCCCGACGAAGAAATCCGCCATCACTTTGCCTGGCGCGAAGACGGGGCGCGAATCTACGGTCCCGGCACGGTAGACATCAAAGGCGGCACGCTGATTATTTACATGATGCTAGATGCGCTGCAAGCCATCACCCCGGCCGTCTATAACGATGTCACCTGGACCATTCTGCTAGACGCTTCGGAAGAGACCAACGGCATGGATTTCGGCCAATTGTGCATAGAGCAGTTAGGCAGCGCCCTGGCCTGCCTGATTTTTGAGGGTGGTTACATGGAGAACGGCCGGGCCAAAGTGGTGGTGGCCCGCAAAGGCATGGCGACTTATCACCTGGAGGCGGAGGGCAAAGCCTCCCACGCTGGCAGCGCCCATGAACAAGGAGCCAACGCCATCGTGCAAATGGCCGACGTGGTGCAGCAAGTAGCCGCCATGACCGATTACGGCCGTGGCCTGACCTTCAATCCTGGCGTGATCAGCGGCGGCACGGTGACTAACCGCGTGCCCCACCAGGCCAGCCTGGATGTGGAGATGCGCGCCTTCGACCCGGCTGTGTATGCAGCGGGCGTGGCCGGGATGTTGGCGTGGAACGGCCGTTCCAGCCGCCGCAGCAGCGACGGCTACTTCGCCTGTCGTGTCTCGGTGGCGGTCACGCGCCAGACACAACCCTGGCCGCGTAATCCGGCCACCGACCATCTATTTGCCATCTGGCAGGCGGCGGGCGAAGCGCTCGGCATTCGTGTGGAGCCGGAAGAGCGTGGCGGCCTGAGCGACGGCAACTATTTCTGGCATCTTATTCCCAGCCTGGATGGCCTGGGCGCTTCGGGCGGTAATGCTCACTGCTCGGAACAAAGCGCCGATGGCAGTAAAGAGCAAGAGTATTGCACGCCGGCCGCCCTCGTGCCCAAAACGCTGCTAAACGTAACGGCCGTGCTGCTCTTGTTGGCATAG
- a CDS encoding MOSC domain-containing protein, whose translation MKQLITLEALRAGLPYVRQSPPDNGRLALIVSRPAEDERVVLAAAVLTQANGLEGDTWLERESRHSPDGRADPDRQLTLVNIRALQIISPDETRWPLAGDQLYVDMDLSPENLPPGQRVKVGTAVLEITAAEHRGCLKYAQRFGNDALKFVNQDGWPLRLRGIYARVIQDGTAAVGAAISKIEPANQPGS comes from the coding sequence ATGAAACAATTGATCACGCTAGAAGCGCTGCGCGCCGGGCTGCCCTACGTGCGGCAGTCGCCGCCGGATAACGGCCGTCTTGCCCTCATTGTCTCCCGGCCGGCCGAAGATGAGCGGGTGGTATTGGCAGCGGCCGTTCTAACCCAGGCCAATGGATTGGAAGGTGACACCTGGCTGGAACGTGAAAGCCGCCACTCACCAGACGGCCGCGCCGACCCCGACCGGCAGCTTACCCTGGTCAACATCCGCGCCCTGCAAATTATTTCCCCCGACGAAACGCGCTGGCCGTTGGCCGGCGACCAGCTTTATGTGGACATGGACCTCAGCCCGGAGAATTTGCCGCCGGGGCAGCGGGTGAAAGTGGGCACGGCCGTTCTCGAAATCACCGCCGCTGAACACCGCGGCTGCCTGAAATATGCCCAACGTTTCGGCAATGACGCCCTCAAATTCGTCAACCAGGATGGCTGGCCGCTGCGTCTGCGCGGCATTTATGCCCGCGTTATCCAGGATGGCACTGCGGCCGTTGGCGCTGCCATCAGCAAAATCGAGCCGGCAAACCAACCAGGCAGCTAA
- the argH gene encoding argininosuccinate lyase, with protein MSKLWGGRFQKATADLVRQYHDSLPFDQRLYEQDVIGSVAWARGLVGAGVLTIAEAETIIAGLEQVRGEFAAGKFEFASGDEDVHTAVERRLTEIVGAVGGKLHTGRSRNDQVATDFRLWVMGAIEQLQNHLKELQAALVASAAANLHTPMPGYTHLQHAQPITWGHWALSHFWPLQRDQERWAQARERTAVLPLGSAALAGTAYPVDRGSLADAIGFPSISQNSLDAVADRDFAADFLYAAAMTGLHLSRLSEQLILFSSAEFGFVALDDAYSTGSSIMPQKKNPDTLELTRGKSGRLIGNLVGLLTTLKGLPSTYDKDLQEDKEPVFDAFDTLALALPVMAGLITTLQIRPERMAAHLEPGLLATDLADYLVKERRMPFRQAHHMVGAVVQLAEEKGLLLTELSAADLLAVSEELGEGVTAVFDFTTSLASRNAPGGTSPAALRSQLQAAQKSLAAI; from the coding sequence ATGAGCAAATTATGGGGCGGCCGTTTCCAGAAAGCAACGGCCGATTTAGTCCGCCAATACCACGACAGCCTGCCCTTCGACCAGCGGCTGTACGAGCAAGACGTCATCGGCAGCGTGGCCTGGGCGCGGGGGCTGGTGGGCGCGGGCGTGCTAACAATCGCCGAAGCGGAAACGATCATCGCCGGGTTGGAACAGGTGCGGGGCGAATTCGCCGCCGGGAAGTTTGAATTTGCGTCGGGCGATGAGGATGTGCATACGGCCGTTGAACGTCGCCTGACCGAAATTGTCGGCGCGGTTGGCGGCAAACTGCACACCGGCCGCAGCCGCAACGACCAGGTGGCTACCGATTTCCGCTTGTGGGTGATGGGGGCCATCGAACAATTGCAGAACCATCTGAAGGAATTGCAGGCAGCATTGGTGGCAAGCGCCGCCGCCAATCTGCACACCCCCATGCCCGGCTACACCCATTTGCAGCACGCCCAACCCATCACCTGGGGACATTGGGCGCTGTCGCATTTCTGGCCGTTGCAGCGGGACCAGGAACGGTGGGCGCAGGCAAGAGAACGAACGGCCGTTCTCCCCCTCGGTTCCGCCGCCTTGGCCGGGACCGCCTACCCCGTAGACCGGGGGTCGCTGGCCGACGCGATTGGCTTCCCATCCATCAGCCAAAACAGCCTGGACGCCGTCGCCGACCGCGATTTCGCCGCCGACTTTCTCTACGCGGCGGCGATGACCGGCCTGCACCTCAGCCGCCTCTCCGAGCAGCTTATCCTGTTTAGCAGCGCCGAATTTGGCTTCGTGGCGTTGGACGACGCCTACAGCACCGGCTCCAGCATCATGCCGCAGAAGAAGAATCCAGACACATTGGAACTGACGCGGGGCAAAAGCGGCCGTCTCATCGGCAATCTGGTGGGCTTGTTGACGACGCTGAAGGGGCTGCCGTCCACGTATGACAAGGACTTACAGGAGGATAAAGAGCCGGTGTTCGACGCCTTCGACACGCTGGCGCTGGCCCTGCCGGTGATGGCCGGGCTGATCACCACGCTGCAAATTCGGCCAGAGCGCATGGCGGCGCATTTGGAGCCAGGGCTGCTGGCCACCGACCTGGCCGACTATCTGGTGAAAGAGCGGAGGATGCCGTTTCGGCAGGCGCACCACATGGTAGGCGCGGTGGTACAGTTGGCGGAAGAAAAGGGGCTGTTGTTGACGGAACTAAGCGCGGCCGATTTGTTGGCGGTCAGTGAGGAATTGGGGGAAGGGGTTACGGCCGTTTTCGATTTCACCACTTCCCTGGCTTCCCGCAACGCGCCTGGCGGCACGTCTCCGGCAGCGCTGCGAAGCCAACTTCAGGCTGCCCAGAAAAGTCTGGCAGCCATCTAA
- a CDS encoding response regulator, which produces MTWSVMVVDDEPMTRTLLQLMLAPADCEVTEAEDGLDALEKIEQNLPDLVILDVMMPQMDGITLCRALRENAATAVLPIILLSAKTSPEAVQEGLLAGANKYLTKPVARHELVSSIEELMAEAAVPR; this is translated from the coding sequence GTGACCTGGTCTGTAATGGTAGTTGATGATGAACCAATGACCCGTACCCTGCTGCAATTGATGCTGGCTCCGGCAGATTGCGAGGTGACGGAAGCAGAAGATGGCCTGGATGCTCTGGAGAAAATTGAGCAAAACTTACCAGACCTGGTGATTTTGGACGTGATGATGCCGCAGATGGATGGTATCACGTTGTGCCGTGCGCTGCGGGAAAATGCGGCTACGGCCGTTCTGCCCATCATTCTTCTGAGCGCCAAAACCAGCCCGGAAGCAGTGCAAGAAGGGCTGCTGGCCGGAGCCAACAAGTACCTGACCAAACCGGTAGCCCGGCACGAACTGGTCAGCAGCATCGAAGAGTTGATGGCTGAAGCCGCTGTACCCCGGTAG
- a CDS encoding sulfotransferase: MGFLKRIFGKSEEKTAVITIVSGLPRSGTSMMMKMIAAGGIPPLTDAIRAADEDNPKGYFEFERVKQMDKGDVAWVADAPGKSVKVIAALLKHLPPGYEYRVIFVQRNMAEILASQRKMLVHRGEDASKMDDAKMADLFAKHVQQVKGWLAEQPNFQTLYIHYSDVLADPAAAAEQINEFLGGKLDVASMATAVDPTFIATASSRPEWFSRLLISLNKSRRPFQGETAVYLRPPLLLS, encoded by the coding sequence ATGGGTTTCCTAAAGAGAATATTCGGCAAATCAGAAGAAAAAACGGCCGTCATCACCATCGTTTCCGGGCTGCCCCGTTCCGGCACTTCCATGATGATGAAAATGATCGCCGCCGGCGGCATCCCCCCACTCACCGACGCCATTCGCGCCGCCGACGAGGACAACCCCAAAGGGTATTTCGAGTTTGAGCGTGTCAAGCAAATGGACAAAGGTGACGTTGCCTGGGTCGCCGATGCCCCCGGCAAAAGTGTCAAGGTCATTGCCGCGCTGCTAAAACACCTGCCGCCCGGTTATGAATATCGGGTCATCTTCGTCCAGCGCAACATGGCTGAAATCCTGGCTTCACAGCGCAAAATGCTCGTCCATCGCGGCGAGGACGCCAGCAAAATGGACGACGCCAAAATGGCCGACCTGTTCGCCAAACATGTGCAGCAGGTAAAAGGCTGGCTGGCCGAACAACCCAATTTCCAGACACTTTATATCCATTACAGCGACGTATTGGCCGATCCGGCGGCAGCGGCCGAACAGATCAATGAATTCCTCGGCGGGAAACTGGACGTGGCGAGCATGGCGACGGCCGTTGACCCAACCTTTATCGCAACCGCCAGCAGTCGGCCTGAATGGTTTTCTCGGCTGCTTATATCGCTGAACAAAAGCAGACGGCCGTTTCAGGGAGAAACGGCCGTCTACCTCCGTCCCCCTCTGCTTCTTTCTTGA
- a CDS encoding FeoA domain-containing protein: MPDPAVALLIGVAVLGVTAVILWPDRGLWARWQHSRHLNERVQSEDALKHIYKCEMEGRRPTIESIAGAIHANLDDTAHLLVAMQNGALVAIAGGDIHLTATGREAALHIIRAHRLWEHYLAQETGFEEAEWHGRAERLEHSLTIEQVNALADQLGHPRYDPHGDPIPTATGQVVSHGGQPLTNLPLGKPGRIVHLEDEPPIVYAQLVAEGLYPGMPVRIIEAGPERVRFWANGDEHLLAPMLAANISVVAEPFAAKIEDTDPIGSETLNRLPIGQSAEVVGISNKCRGAERRRFMDLGILPGTRITAEMRSPSGDPTAYIIRDALIALRHEQANLIRIKTPTMNEGR, translated from the coding sequence ATGCCAGATCCTGCTGTTGCTTTATTGATAGGAGTGGCTGTATTGGGGGTAACGGCCGTTATCCTCTGGCCGGATCGCGGCCTCTGGGCGCGCTGGCAGCACAGCCGCCACCTCAACGAGCGCGTGCAAAGCGAAGACGCCCTCAAACACATCTACAAATGCGAAATGGAAGGACGCCGCCCGACCATCGAAAGCATTGCCGGGGCTATTCACGCCAACCTGGACGACACCGCCCACCTGCTGGTCGCCATGCAAAATGGCGCACTGGTCGCCATAGCCGGCGGCGACATTCACCTGACCGCCACCGGGCGCGAAGCGGCGCTGCACATCATCCGCGCCCACCGCCTGTGGGAGCATTACCTGGCGCAAGAAACTGGTTTTGAAGAGGCTGAATGGCACGGCCGTGCCGAACGTCTGGAACATTCCCTCACCATAGAACAGGTAAACGCCCTGGCCGACCAACTGGGCCACCCGCGCTACGACCCCCACGGCGACCCGATTCCCACGGCCACGGGCCAGGTCGTCAGCCACGGTGGGCAGCCGCTTACCAATCTGCCTTTGGGAAAGCCCGGCCGCATTGTCCATCTGGAAGACGAACCGCCCATTGTGTACGCGCAGCTGGTCGCCGAAGGATTGTATCCGGGGATGCCGGTGCGCATCATCGAAGCCGGGCCTGAACGAGTGCGCTTTTGGGCCAACGGCGATGAACACCTATTGGCCCCCATGTTGGCCGCCAACATTTCGGTGGTAGCCGAGCCGTTCGCCGCCAAAATCGAAGACACCGACCCAATCGGCAGCGAAACCCTCAACCGTCTACCTATCGGCCAATCGGCGGAAGTGGTCGGTATTTCCAACAAATGCCGCGGGGCCGAACGGCGGCGTTTTATGGACCTGGGTATTTTGCCCGGCACCCGCATCACGGCCGAAATGCGCAGTCCCAGCGGCGACCCTACCGCCTATATCATCCGCGACGCCCTTATTGCCCTGCGCCATGAGCAAGCTAACCTGATCCGCATCAAAACACCAACGATGAACGAGGGACGATGA